The stretch of DNA CAGGCAGTGGCGCAACGCTGCTAAACTACCATGTCGCCACACCGACCTTTTTCGCCGACCTGCCGGGCGTGTATGTCGCCACGCTGATAGTGAATGACGGGAAGCTCGATAGCGCGCCTTCCTCCGTCACCATTACAGCGCAATAGGACATGAAACTACTCGCACTGCCGTTCCTCTTCACGATACTCACCGCCTCCGCCGCCACTGCCGCGCCGATCACCGATCCGGTCGAATGGATCAATCCCCTGATGGGCACCGCCAGCAAGCCGGAACTCTCCAACGGCAATACCTACCCCGCCATCGCGCTGCCGTGGGGGATGAATTTCTGGACGCCGCAAACCGGCAAGATGGGCAATGGCTGGGCCTACACCTACGACGCCGACAAGATCCGCGGCTTCAAGCAGACGCACCAGCCGTCGCCGTGGATGAACGACTACGGCCAGTTCGCCATCATGCCGCTGACGGGAAAAATGCGCTTCACGCAGGACGACCGCGCCAGCTGGTTCTCGCACAAGGCGGAAGTGGCGAAGCCTTACTACTACAGCGTGTATCTGGCCGACTCCGACGTCACCACCGAAATCACGCCGACCGAACGCGCCGCGCAGTTCCGCTTCACCTATCCGAAGACCGATGAGGCCTACGTGGTGGTGGACGCCTACGACAAGGGCTCCTACATCAAGGTGCTGCCGGAGCAGCGCAAGATCGTCGGCTACAGCACCCGCTACGCGCGCGGCCCGCTGCCGAAGAACTTCAAGAACTGGTTCGTCATCTATTTCGACAAACCGTTCACCTCCACCCACATCTGGAGCGGCGACAAGCTGGTGGACGGCGTGACGGAGCTGGCCAGCAACCATAGCGGCGTGGTGGTCGGCTTCAAGACCGAGAAAGGCGAAAAGGTCGGCATGCGCGTGGCTTCCTCCTTCATCAGCGAGGAACAGGCGGAATTGAATCTCAAGCGCGAACTGGCCGACGACAGCTTCGACGCCACCGCGCAAAAGGGCAAGGATGTCTGGAACAAGACGCTGAGCCGCGTCAGCGTGGAAGGCGGCAGCGTCGATCAGACGCGCACCTTCTATTCCAGCCTGTACCGCATGCTGTTCTTCCCGAATAAGCTGTACGAAATCGACGCCAACAACCAGATCGTCCACTGGAGTCCTTACAATGGCCAGATCCTGCCCGGCTATATGTTCGCCGGCACCGGCTTCTGGGACACCTTCCGCGCACTGTATCCGTTCCTGAATCTGATGTACCCGTCGATCAACCGCGAAATGCAGGCGGGCCTGGTCAACGACTACAAGGAAGGCGGCTGGCTGCCCGAGTGGTCCAGTCCCGGCCTGGCCAACGTCATGATCGGCAATAACTCGGCCTCGGTGGTGGCGGAGGCTTACGTCAAAGGCCTGCGCGGCTACGATGTCGAGACGCTGTGGCAGGCGCTCAAGCACGGCGCCGACAATGAAGGGCCGATGGACGCCGTCGGCCGCAAGGGCGTCAAGTATTACAACGACTTGGGCTACGTGCCCTACGACGTCAAGATCAACGAGAACGCCGCCCGCACGCTGGAATACGCCTACGACGATTTCGCCATCTGGCAGCTGGGCAAAGCGCTCGGCAAGCCGGAGTCGGAAATCGCCATCTACAAGCAGCGCGCGATGAACTACAAAAAACTGTTCGATCCGGAGACGGGCCTGATGCGCGGCCGGAATCAGGATGGCAGCTTCCAGTCACCGTTCAATCCCTTCAAGTGGGGCGACGCTTTCACCGAGGGCAATAGCTGGCACTACACCTGGTCGGTGTTCCAGGACGTGCAGGGCCTGATGCAGCTGATGGGCGGCCGTGACAAGTTCGTCGCCAAGCTGGATCAGGTGTTCACGCTGCCGCCGGTCTTCGACGAGAGCTACTACGGTGAAGTGATCCACGAGATCCGCGAAATGCAGATCGCGAACATGGGCCAGTACGCGCACGGCAACCAGCCGATCCAGCACATGATCTACCTGTACGGCTACGCCGGCGCGCCGTGGAAAACCCAGTACTGGGCGCGCGAAACCATGAACCGCCTGTACAAGGCCACGCCGGACGGCTACTGCGGCGACGAGGACAACGGCCAGACCTCGGCCTGGTATGTGTTCTCGGCGCTGGGCTTCTACCCGGTGACGCCGGCGGTGCCGCAGTACGTGCTGGGCGCGCCGCTGTTCAAGA from Duganella dendranthematis encodes:
- a CDS encoding GH92 family glycosyl hydrolase produces the protein MKLLALPFLFTILTASAATAAPITDPVEWINPLMGTASKPELSNGNTYPAIALPWGMNFWTPQTGKMGNGWAYTYDADKIRGFKQTHQPSPWMNDYGQFAIMPLTGKMRFTQDDRASWFSHKAEVAKPYYYSVYLADSDVTTEITPTERAAQFRFTYPKTDEAYVVVDAYDKGSYIKVLPEQRKIVGYSTRYARGPLPKNFKNWFVIYFDKPFTSTHIWSGDKLVDGVTELASNHSGVVVGFKTEKGEKVGMRVASSFISEEQAELNLKRELADDSFDATAQKGKDVWNKTLSRVSVEGGSVDQTRTFYSSLYRMLFFPNKLYEIDANNQIVHWSPYNGQILPGYMFAGTGFWDTFRALYPFLNLMYPSINREMQAGLVNDYKEGGWLPEWSSPGLANVMIGNNSASVVAEAYVKGLRGYDVETLWQALKHGADNEGPMDAVGRKGVKYYNDLGYVPYDVKINENAARTLEYAYDDFAIWQLGKALGKPESEIAIYKQRAMNYKKLFDPETGLMRGRNQDGSFQSPFNPFKWGDAFTEGNSWHYTWSVFQDVQGLMQLMGGRDKFVAKLDQVFTLPPVFDESYYGEVIHEIREMQIANMGQYAHGNQPIQHMIYLYGYAGAPWKTQYWARETMNRLYKATPDGYCGDEDNGQTSAWYVFSALGFYPVTPAVPQYVLGAPLFKKATLHLENGKTVIINAPANSDRQRYVRALKVNGKPYAHNWLDHAALMRGATLDFEMSATPNTARGASAADAPYSLSVP